The Egicoccus sp. AB-alg6-2 genome segment CGCGACAGGGGGTGCACTTGCCGCAGGACTCGTGCTCGTAGAACTCGGTGAACCGCAGGACCGTGTCGACGACGCAGGTCTGGTCCGAGTACACCATCAGGGCGCCCGTGCCGAGCATCGACCCGGCCTCCATGATGTCCTCGTAGGTGTAGGGCACGTCCGCCTTCGACGCGGGCAGCATCGGGGTCGACGACCCGCCGGGGCAGAAGAACTTGAGGTTTCGTCCCTCGAGCATCCCGCCGCACGCCTCGATCATCTCGCTGACCGGCGTACCGAGCGCGAACTCGTAGTTGCCCGGCTTCTCGAGCTCACCCGAGATGCACATCAGCTTCGGGCCCGGGCTCTTCTCGGTGCCCCACTGGCGGTACCAGTCGACGCCGTGGCGCAGGATGAACGGCACCGACGAGATGGACTCGACGTTGTTGACCGTGGTCGGGCAGCCGTACAGCCCGTGCGTCGCCGGGAACGGCGGCCGCAGGCGTGGCTGGCCGCGGCGTCCCTCGAGCGAGTCGAGCAGCGCGGTCTCCTCGCCACAGATGTAGGCGCCGGCGCCGCGGTGCAGCGTGAGGTCGAAGCGCTTGCCCGAACCCATCACGTCCGCGCCGAGGTAGCCCTTGGCGTAGGCCTGCCGGATCGCCTTGGCCAGCTGACGGCCCGCGTGGGCGAACTCGCCGCGCAGGTAGATGTAGCCCTGCACCGAGTTGAGCGCCAGGCCGCCCACGATCATGCCCTCGACGAGCTGATGGGGGTCCTTCTCCATCAGTTCGCGGTCCTTGAAGGTGCCCGGTTCGCCCTCGTCGGCGTTGCAGACGATGTAGACCGGCTTGCCGGTGTCCTGGGCCACGAACGACCACTTCATCCCGGTCGGGAACCCGGCACCACCTCGGCCGCGGACCCCGGCCTCCTTGACGACGTCGATGATCTCGGACGG includes the following:
- the nuoF gene encoding NADH-quinone oxidoreductase subunit NuoF gives rise to the protein MGQTGTCVALTERYGIEGADDLEVYEQHGGYVGLRKALEMAPSEIIDVVKEAGVRGRGGAGFPTGMKWSFVAQDTGKPVYIVCNADEGEPGTFKDRELMEKDPHQLVEGMIVGGLALNSVQGYIYLRGEFAHAGRQLAKAIRQAYAKGYLGADVMGSGKRFDLTLHRGAGAYICGEETALLDSLEGRRGQPRLRPPFPATHGLYGCPTTVNNVESISSVPFILRHGVDWYRQWGTEKSPGPKLMCISGELEKPGNYEFALGTPVSEMIEACGGMLEGRNLKFFCPGGSSTPMLPASKADVPYTYEDIMEAGSMLGTGALMVYSDQTCVVDTVLRFTEFYEHESCGKCTPCREGGYWLSQVLRRIETGSGRMDDLELLQDVCDNIFGRSFCALGDGMTSSITSGLEYFRDEFEAHIVERRCPLGASEPRSDIAMLEVGGGAGYAPETGRAEIPAMPARSTAATTGATDASTAGRQPQGQA